The following proteins come from a genomic window of Denitromonas sp.:
- a CDS encoding amino acid aminotransferase, with the protein MTSSIFAAVEMAPRDPILGLNEAFQADTRAEKVNLGVGVYYDDNGKIPLLAAVKAAEEQRLKLAPPRGYQPIEGAAAYNKAVQTLLFGANSALVEAGRAVTIEALGGTGALKVGADFLNRLDPKAKVYISDPSWENHRALFEAAGFEVGTYPYYDATTRGVNFSAMLEALNGFAAGSIIVLHACCHNPTGADLTLEQWKQVVEVIRARNLVAFVDMAYQGFADGIEADAAALRLFADSGLEFFVSSSFSKSFSLYGERVGALTVVTADRDTSARVLSQVKRVIRTNYSNPPTHGGIVVATVLSDAGLRAQWEEELAGMRDRIRLMRTELVERIAAAGVKQDFSFVIAQRGMFSFTGLTAAQVERMKSEHGIYAVSTGRICLAALNSKNIDTVAKAIASVLA; encoded by the coding sequence ATGACCTCGTCGATCTTTGCTGCGGTAGAAATGGCGCCGCGCGATCCGATCCTCGGCCTCAACGAAGCCTTCCAGGCGGACACCCGTGCCGAGAAAGTTAACCTCGGTGTTGGCGTGTACTACGACGACAACGGCAAGATTCCGCTCCTGGCGGCGGTCAAGGCCGCCGAAGAGCAGCGCCTCAAACTGGCGCCGCCGCGCGGTTACCAGCCCATCGAAGGCGCCGCCGCCTATAACAAGGCAGTGCAGACCCTGCTGTTCGGCGCCAACTCGGCTCTGGTCGAGGCCGGTCGCGCCGTCACCATCGAAGCGCTCGGTGGCACCGGCGCGCTCAAGGTCGGCGCCGACTTCCTGAACCGCCTCGATCCCAAGGCCAAGGTCTATATCAGCGACCCGAGCTGGGAAAACCACCGTGCGCTGTTTGAAGCCGCCGGCTTCGAAGTGGGCACCTACCCGTATTACGACGCCACCACCCGCGGGGTCAATTTCAGCGCCATGCTCGAAGCCCTCAACGGCTTCGCCGCCGGCTCGATCATCGTGCTGCACGCCTGCTGCCACAACCCCACCGGCGCCGACCTCACGCTCGAGCAGTGGAAGCAAGTGGTGGAAGTGATCCGCGCACGCAACTTGGTGGCCTTTGTCGACATGGCCTACCAAGGCTTTGCCGATGGCATCGAAGCCGACGCCGCCGCCCTGCGCCTGTTTGCCGACTCGGGCCTGGAATTCTTCGTTTCCAGCTCGTTCTCCAAGTCCTTCTCGCTCTACGGTGAGCGCGTCGGCGCCCTGACCGTGGTCACCGCCGACCGCGACACCTCGGCCCGCGTGCTCTCGCAGGTCAAGCGCGTCATCCGCACCAACTACTCCAACCCGCCGACCCACGGCGGCATCGTGGTGGCCACCGTGCTGTCCGACGCCGGTCTGCGCGCACAGTGGGAAGAAGAACTGGCCGGCATGCGCGATCGCATTCGCCTGATGCGCACCGAGCTGGTCGAGCGTATCGCCGCCGCTGGCGTCAAGCAGGACTTCTCGTTCGTGATCGCACAACGCGGCATGTTCTCCTTCACCGGCCTCACCGCCGCGCAGGTCGAGCGCATGAAGTCCGAGCACGGCATCTACGCCGTCTCGACCGGCCGCATCTGCCTGGCAGCGCTCAACAGCAAGAACATCGACACCGTCGCCAAGGCGATCGCGTCGGTACTTGCCTGA
- the uvrB gene encoding excinuclease ABC subunit UvrB, which yields MTKSTNSDRLLSFEGSPFRLHQPFAPAGDQPEAIEQLTMGIDDGLMYQTLLGVTGSGKTFTMANVIARCGRPALVLAHNKTLAAQLYSEFKEFFPENAVEYFVSYYDYYQPEAYVPSRDLFIEKDSSINEHIEQMRLSATKSLMERRDVVIVATVSCIYGIGDPVDYHSMVLHLREGERMAHRDLLGRLVSMQYARADVDFRRGTFRVRGDVIDIFPAENAELAVRVEMFDEEVEHLTLFDPLTGHLKHRLARFTVYPSSHYVTPRATVLKAIEGIKAELRERIETYQREAKLVEAQRIEQRTRFDLEMLNELGFCKGIENYSRHLSGRAPGEPPPTLIDYLPADGLLFVDESHVSIPQVGAMYKGDRSRKENLVNYGFRLPSAVDNRPLKFEEFERMMPQTIFVSATPGAYEAEHQAQVIEQVVRPTGLVDPVIEVRPATTQVDDLLGEIKRRTDKTERVLVTTLTKRMSEDLTDYLLENGIRVRYLHSDIDTVERVEIIRDLRLGVFDVLVGINLLREGLDIPEVSLVAILDADKEGFLRSERALIQTIGRAARHVHGTAILYADVITDSMRRAMDETQRRRDKQLAHNVEHGITPASVVKRIKDIIDGVYSDAATDAAAAEKTPKVDYASMDEKALARAIRQLEKQMQSHAKNLEFEEAAKLRDELFRLRSQAFGADRHDEP from the coding sequence ATGACGAAGTCCACGAATTCCGATCGCCTCCTGAGCTTTGAGGGAAGTCCCTTTCGTTTGCACCAGCCCTTTGCGCCGGCGGGCGATCAGCCCGAAGCGATCGAGCAGCTCACCATGGGTATCGATGACGGGCTGATGTACCAGACCCTGCTGGGGGTGACCGGTTCGGGCAAGACCTTCACCATGGCCAACGTGATCGCCCGTTGCGGTCGCCCGGCGCTGGTGCTGGCTCACAACAAGACGCTGGCGGCGCAGTTGTATTCGGAGTTCAAGGAGTTTTTTCCCGAAAACGCGGTGGAGTATTTCGTTTCGTATTACGACTACTACCAGCCCGAGGCCTATGTGCCGTCGCGCGATCTGTTCATCGAGAAAGACTCGAGCATCAACGAACACATCGAACAGATGCGTCTGAGTGCGACCAAGAGCCTGATGGAGCGGCGCGACGTGGTGATCGTGGCGACCGTGTCGTGCATCTACGGCATCGGCGATCCGGTCGATTACCACAGCATGGTGCTGCACCTGCGCGAGGGCGAGCGCATGGCGCACCGGGATCTGCTCGGACGCCTGGTCAGCATGCAATACGCACGGGCCGACGTGGACTTCCGGCGCGGCACCTTCCGGGTGAGGGGCGATGTGATCGACATCTTTCCGGCCGAGAACGCCGAGTTGGCGGTGCGGGTCGAGATGTTCGACGAGGAGGTCGAGCACCTGACGCTGTTTGATCCGCTCACCGGCCATCTCAAGCACCGGCTGGCGCGCTTTACGGTGTACCCCTCCAGCCACTACGTGACGCCGCGCGCGACGGTGCTCAAGGCCATCGAGGGCATCAAGGCGGAGTTGCGCGAACGCATCGAGACCTACCAGCGCGAGGCCAAGCTCGTCGAGGCGCAGCGGATCGAGCAGCGCACCCGCTTTGACCTCGAGATGCTCAACGAACTGGGCTTCTGCAAGGGCATCGAGAACTACTCACGGCATCTGTCGGGCCGCGCTCCGGGTGAGCCGCCGCCGACGCTGATCGACTACCTGCCGGCGGACGGGCTGCTGTTTGTCGATGAATCGCATGTGAGCATTCCGCAGGTGGGCGCCATGTACAAGGGGGACCGTTCGCGCAAGGAGAACCTGGTCAACTACGGCTTCCGGCTGCCCTCGGCGGTGGACAACCGGCCGCTCAAGTTCGAAGAGTTCGAGCGCATGATGCCGCAGACCATCTTCGTGTCGGCCACGCCCGGCGCCTACGAGGCCGAGCATCAGGCGCAGGTGATCGAGCAGGTGGTGCGTCCGACGGGTCTGGTCGACCCGGTGATCGAGGTGCGTCCGGCAACCACCCAGGTTGACGATCTGCTCGGCGAGATCAAGCGGCGCACCGACAAGACCGAGCGGGTGCTGGTCACCACGCTGACCAAGCGCATGTCGGAGGATCTGACCGACTACCTGCTCGAGAACGGCATCCGGGTGCGCTATCTGCATTCGGACATCGATACGGTTGAGCGGGTGGAGATCATCCGCGACCTGCGCCTGGGTGTGTTCGATGTGCTGGTCGGCATAAACCTGCTGCGCGAGGGCCTCGATATTCCCGAGGTGTCGCTGGTGGCGATTCTCGATGCCGACAAGGAAGGCTTCCTGCGTTCGGAGCGTGCCCTGATCCAGACCATCGGTCGCGCTGCGCGCCATGTGCATGGCACGGCCATCCTCTACGCCGACGTGATCACCGACTCCATGCGCCGCGCAATGGACGAGACCCAGCGGCGCCGCGACAAGCAGCTGGCGCACAACGTCGAACACGGCATCACGCCGGCCTCGGTCGTCAAGCGCATCAAGGACATCATCGACGGCGTCTATTCCGATGCGGCGACAGACGCTGCCGCTGCCGAGAAGACGCCGAAAGTCGACTACGCATCCATGGACGAGAAAGCGCTGGCGCGGGCGATTCGCCAGCTCGAAAAGCAGATGCAGTCACACGCCAAGAATCTCGAATTCGAAGAAGCCGCCAAGCTGCGGGACGAACTGTTCCGTCTGCGCAGCCAGGCCTTCGGTGCCGACCGCCACGACGAACCCTGA
- a CDS encoding low molecular weight protein-tyrosine-phosphatase translates to MTHRILFVCTGNICRSPTAEAVARHWLKMVGLDGEVLVDSAGTQGIHAGEAPDARSQRAAALRGYDLSRLRARKLQDEDFAQFDALYAMDAGHLKVMQRKCPPEYQSKLSLFLSVAPACGRLEVPDPYYGAGEGFDVVLDLCEAGVHGLVDMLRDTR, encoded by the coding sequence TTGACCCACCGAATTCTGTTTGTGTGCACCGGAAACATCTGTCGCTCGCCGACGGCCGAGGCCGTTGCCCGGCATTGGCTGAAAATGGTCGGCCTGGACGGCGAGGTGCTTGTCGATTCTGCCGGCACCCAGGGCATCCATGCCGGTGAGGCGCCCGATGCGCGCAGCCAGCGGGCCGCAGCGCTGCGCGGCTATGATCTGTCGCGCTTGCGGGCGCGGAAGCTGCAGGATGAGGATTTTGCGCAGTTCGATGCGTTGTACGCCATGGATGCCGGTCATCTGAAAGTGATGCAGCGCAAGTGCCCGCCCGAATATCAATCCAAGCTCAGCCTGTTTCTCAGCGTGGCGCCGGCGTGCGGGCGTCTTGAGGTGCCGGACCCGTACTACGGCGCGGGTGAGGGCTTTGATGTGGTCCTCGATCTGTGTGAGGCGGGGGTGCACGGGCTGGTCGACATGTTGCGCGACACACGCTGA
- a CDS encoding Rne/Rng family ribonuclease: protein MKRMLFNATQAEELRVAIVDGQKLIDLDIESAAKEQRKSNIYKAVITRIEPSLEAAFVDYGADRHGFLPFKEIGRNYLGAGGDGQGRVRPQDVLKEGQELIVQVEKDERGNKGAALTTYISLAGRYLVLMPNNPRGGGVSRRVEGDERAELREVMDALEVPAGMSLIARTAAIGRTAEELQWDLNYLLQLWSAIDGAAHAQAGAFLIYQEGSLVIRAIRDYFQPDIGEILIDTDDIYEQARQFMAHVMPQNVNRVKRYSDDVPLFSRFQIEHQIESAYARQVTLPSGGAVVIDHTEALVSVDVNSGRATKGADIEETALRTNLEAADEVARQLRLRDLGGLIVIDFIDMESSKNQREVENRLRDALRHDRARVQTGKISRFGLLELSRQRLRPALAETSYIPCPRCSGTGHIRSTESSALHIVRILEEEAMKENTGAVHVQVPVDVATFLLNEKRVDIAHIEMRHKVNLLIVPNRHLETPQHEIIRLRHDQLNQEDTALPSYQMVQMPAETNYSEAVIEGNKKPARAEAAVRGIAPAQPAPNVEPKEEAPVVAAAAAPAASGGFFGWLKRIFGGQPAAVETAAPEAPRRKRSEGNRDEASKGDNRRGRGRRGDRNERGERKDGGRNDAQGENRQSRDNRDNRDNRSDDESRGNNRRGRNRRGGRSDEAQQTEVQANDEARNTSVADADALTAGVAAVAAVATDEPSGNRRRRSRRGRGRQNDTTETGETSEAIESQDEASVATEAADSDEANASPAESGNAEEASEGRSRSRRRRRSRQNRGDNATENVENTAENAADAGAEGDNENAQPAPMAAEASASPAPEASPAEANAQDDTPATATAAAEPAQPEASEPVTRADAADTAVASEAAPVAEAPVVEAPVADAPVAEAPAAEAPTIAEVATPQDDSVQPDTAPVADAEAAVEAPAVEAAPAVTETPVAETPAEEVAETVEPTPEPAVSKPAPAIAAAPINLGEDLAKSGLTLIETRPGKAAAQPVEAPAVPLGRPRPAPVAMPQEGELKQVETRK, encoded by the coding sequence ATGAAACGCATGCTTTTCAATGCGACGCAGGCCGAAGAATTACGCGTCGCAATCGTAGATGGTCAGAAACTGATCGACCTCGATATCGAATCGGCCGCAAAAGAACAACGAAAGAGCAACATCTACAAGGCCGTCATCACCCGGATTGAACCCAGTCTGGAAGCCGCCTTCGTTGATTACGGGGCAGACCGCCACGGCTTTCTTCCCTTCAAGGAAATTGGCCGCAACTACCTGGGCGCCGGTGGCGACGGGCAGGGGCGCGTGCGCCCGCAGGACGTCCTCAAGGAAGGTCAGGAACTGATCGTCCAGGTCGAGAAAGACGAGCGTGGCAACAAGGGCGCCGCCCTGACCACCTACATCTCGCTGGCCGGCCGCTACCTCGTCCTGATGCCCAACAACCCGCGTGGCGGTGGCGTATCGCGCCGCGTCGAGGGTGACGAACGCGCCGAGCTGCGTGAAGTCATGGATGCGCTCGAAGTGCCCGCCGGCATGAGCCTGATCGCGCGCACCGCCGCCATCGGCCGCACTGCCGAAGAACTCCAGTGGGACCTCAACTACCTCCTGCAGCTGTGGAGCGCCATCGACGGCGCCGCCCACGCGCAGGCCGGTGCGTTCCTGATCTACCAGGAAGGCAGCCTGGTCATCCGTGCCATCCGCGACTACTTCCAGCCGGACATCGGCGAGATCCTGATCGACACCGACGACATCTACGAGCAGGCGCGCCAGTTCATGGCCCATGTCATGCCGCAGAACGTCAACCGGGTGAAGCGCTACAGCGATGATGTGCCGCTGTTCTCGCGCTTCCAGATCGAACACCAGATCGAATCCGCCTACGCCCGCCAGGTCACCCTGCCCTCCGGCGGCGCCGTGGTCATCGACCACACCGAGGCCCTGGTATCGGTCGACGTCAACTCCGGCCGCGCCACCAAGGGCGCCGACATCGAAGAAACCGCCCTGCGCACCAACCTCGAAGCGGCCGACGAAGTCGCCCGCCAGTTGCGCCTGCGCGACCTCGGTGGCCTGATCGTCATCGACTTCATCGACATGGAGTCGAGCAAGAACCAGCGCGAAGTCGAAAACCGCCTGCGTGACGCCCTGCGCCACGACCGCGCCCGCGTCCAGACCGGCAAGATCAGCCGCTTCGGCCTGCTCGAACTGTCGCGTCAGCGCCTGCGCCCGGCGCTGGCCGAGACCAGCTACATTCCCTGCCCGCGTTGCAGCGGCACCGGCCACATCCGCAGCACCGAGTCCTCGGCGCTGCACATCGTCCGCATCCTCGAAGAAGAGGCCATGAAGGAAAACACCGGCGCGGTGCACGTCCAGGTACCGGTCGACGTCGCCACCTTCCTGCTCAACGAAAAGCGGGTCGACATCGCCCACATCGAAATGCGCCACAAGGTCAATCTGCTGATTGTCCCCAACCGCCATCTCGAAACCCCGCAGCACGAGATCATCCGTCTGCGCCACGACCAGCTCAACCAGGAAGACACGGCACTGCCGAGCTACCAGATGGTGCAGATGCCCGCCGAGACGAACTACAGCGAAGCGGTCATCGAAGGCAACAAGAAGCCCGCCCGCGCCGAAGCCGCCGTGCGTGGCATCGCCCCGGCACAGCCTGCACCGAATGTCGAACCCAAGGAAGAGGCCCCGGTCGTGGCCGCCGCGGCTGCGCCGGCCGCTTCGGGCGGATTCTTCGGCTGGCTCAAACGTATCTTCGGCGGCCAGCCGGCAGCAGTGGAAACGGCAGCCCCCGAAGCACCGCGCCGCAAGCGCAGCGAAGGCAACCGCGACGAAGCATCCAAGGGCGACAACCGCCGTGGCCGCGGCCGCCGTGGTGACCGTAACGAGCGTGGCGAGCGCAAGGACGGTGGGCGCAACGATGCGCAGGGCGAGAACCGCCAGTCGCGCGACAACCGTGACAATCGCGACAACCGCTCGGACGACGAATCGCGCGGCAACAACCGTCGTGGCCGCAACCGCCGCGGCGGTCGCAGCGATGAAGCGCAGCAGACCGAAGTTCAGGCCAACGACGAGGCACGCAATACCAGTGTCGCCGACGCCGATGCGCTGACCGCAGGGGTTGCTGCAGTGGCGGCGGTCGCCACGGACGAGCCGTCCGGCAACCGTCGTCGTCGCAGCCGTCGTGGCCGTGGTCGTCAGAACGACACCACCGAGACCGGCGAGACCAGCGAAGCGATCGAGTCGCAGGACGAAGCCAGTGTGGCCACCGAGGCCGCCGACAGCGACGAGGCCAACGCCTCGCCTGCCGAGTCCGGCAACGCCGAGGAAGCTTCCGAGGGCCGCAGTCGCAGCCGTCGTCGCCGTCGTTCGCGTCAGAACCGTGGCGACAACGCTACCGAGAACGTCGAGAACACGGCCGAAAACGCCGCCGATGCCGGCGCCGAAGGCGACAACGAAAACGCCCAGCCGGCACCGATGGCCGCCGAAGCCAGCGCCAGCCCGGCGCCGGAAGCCAGCCCTGCCGAAGCCAATGCTCAGGACGACACCCCGGCCACAGCAACGGCGGCGGCCGAACCGGCACAGCCCGAGGCCAGCGAACCCGTCACGCGAGCCGACGCTGCTGACACCGCCGTGGCGAGCGAAGCGGCCCCGGTCGCTGAAGCCCCGGTCGTTGAAGCCCCGGTCGCCGACGCCCCTGTTGCAGAGGCCCCGGCGGCAGAAGCGCCGACGATTGCTGAGGTCGCGACACCGCAGGACGACAGCGTTCAGCCGGACACCGCGCCGGTCGCCGACGCAGAGGCCGCAGTCGAAGCACCCGCGGTCGAAGCGGCGCCGGCCGTCACCGAGACGCCGGTAGCCGAGACCCCCGCGGAGGAAGTCGCCGAGACCGTCGAGCCCACACCCGAGCCTGCCGTGAGCAAACCGGCCCCGGCGATTGCCGCGGCGCCGATCAATCTTGGCGAAGATCTGGCCAAGAGTGGCCTGACGCTGATCGAGACGCGCCCCGGCAAGGCCGCCGCGCAACCGGTCGAGGCGCCCGCCGTGCCGCTGGGCCGCCCGCGCCCGGCGCCGGTTGCCATGCCGCAGGAAGGCGAACTGAAGCAGGTGGAAACCCGGAAGTAA
- a CDS encoding RluA family pseudouridine synthase: MMAQSKKLEVRHEQIDAASEGQRIDNYLVRILKGVPKSHVYRLLRSGQVRVNGRRASQTYRLQLEDVVRIPPVQVSTASEHRVVPVGNALPVVYEDDALLVLDKPAGQAVHGGSGVSYGVIEQLRKQRPEARMLELAHRLDRETSGLLIVAKKRSALSALHELMRNGGIEKHYITVVSGRWMNPRQHIRTPLYKYLTADGERRVRAQADGKEAHSIVSLRRRWQTMSELGVELKTGRTHQIRVHLTHQGFPLVGDDKYGDFALNKRLAKEAGLTRMFLHAARLQFAHPLTGETVRVEAPLPPELQAFLTRLDNNEVRDVGEAV, translated from the coding sequence ATGATGGCGCAAAGCAAAAAGCTTGAGGTTAGGCATGAACAGATCGACGCGGCGTCGGAAGGGCAGCGCATCGACAATTACCTCGTTCGCATCCTGAAAGGGGTGCCGAAGAGTCATGTGTATCGGCTCCTGCGCAGTGGCCAGGTGCGGGTCAACGGGCGGCGCGCAAGCCAGACCTACCGGCTGCAGCTCGAGGATGTGGTGCGCATTCCGCCGGTTCAGGTGAGCACGGCCAGCGAGCACCGGGTGGTGCCGGTGGGAAACGCACTGCCGGTGGTCTACGAGGACGATGCCTTGCTGGTGCTCGACAAGCCGGCCGGGCAGGCGGTGCATGGCGGCAGTGGTGTGAGCTACGGCGTGATCGAGCAGTTGCGCAAGCAGCGCCCCGAGGCGCGCATGCTCGAACTTGCGCACCGGCTAGACCGCGAGACCTCGGGCCTGCTGATCGTGGCCAAGAAGCGCTCAGCGCTGTCCGCGCTGCATGAGTTGATGCGCAACGGCGGGATCGAGAAACACTACATCACCGTGGTCAGCGGCCGCTGGATGAATCCGCGCCAGCACATCCGCACGCCGCTCTACAAATACCTGACCGCCGATGGCGAGCGACGAGTGCGGGCGCAGGCCGACGGCAAGGAGGCGCACAGCATCGTGAGCTTGCGCCGGCGCTGGCAGACCATGAGCGAGCTTGGCGTGGAACTGAAGACCGGGCGAACGCATCAGATCCGGGTGCATCTGACGCACCAGGGCTTTCCGCTGGTGGGGGATGACAAGTACGGTGATTTTGCGCTCAACAAGCGCCTGGCCAAGGAGGCCGGGCTGACGCGCATGTTCCTGCATGCGGCACGCTTGCAGTTTGCGCATCCGCTCACTGGCGAGACGGTCCGGGTCGAGGCGCCGCTGCCGCCGGAGTTGCAGGCTTTCTTGACGCGGCTGGACAACAACGAGGTGCGCGATGTCGGCGAAGCGGTATGA
- a CDS encoding HAD-IA family hydrolase, which translates to MSAKRYELIVFDWDGTLMDSAGAIVRAIQAACRDLDLPVPDDARARHVIGLGLDDALHYAVPTLTRSRYPEMVARYRYHYLSRDQELVLFDGIAATIERLAAGGWWLAVATGKSRVGLDRALAHSGLRAHFHATRTADECFSKPHPAMLEELMAELSVPPAQTLMIGDTTHDLSMAQNAGVDALAVSFGAHDVDTLASVPSVAMVATPGALDQWLRDNA; encoded by the coding sequence ATGTCGGCGAAGCGGTATGAACTGATTGTGTTTGACTGGGATGGCACGCTGATGGATTCGGCCGGCGCCATCGTGCGCGCCATCCAGGCGGCGTGTCGCGACCTGGACCTGCCGGTGCCGGATGATGCCCGCGCCCGCCACGTGATCGGGCTGGGGCTGGATGATGCCTTGCACTATGCGGTGCCGACGCTGACCCGCAGTCGCTACCCGGAGATGGTGGCGCGCTATCGGTATCACTACCTGTCGCGCGACCAGGAGCTGGTGCTGTTCGATGGTATTGCGGCAACCATCGAGCGACTGGCGGCCGGTGGTTGGTGGCTGGCGGTGGCGACTGGCAAGAGCCGGGTGGGCCTGGACCGCGCGCTGGCCCACAGTGGGCTGAGGGCGCATTTTCATGCCACCCGCACGGCCGACGAATGTTTCTCCAAGCCGCATCCGGCCATGCTCGAGGAGCTGATGGCCGAGTTGTCGGTGCCACCGGCACAGACGCTGATGATCGGTGACACGACTCACGATCTGTCGATGGCGCAGAACGCGGGTGTTGATGCGCTGGCAGTGAGCTTTGGCGCGCATGATGTCGACACGCTGGCGAGCGTGCCGTCGGTGGCCATGGTGGCGACGCCCGGTGCGCTGGATCAATGGCTGCGCGACAACGCCTGA
- a CDS encoding Rieske (2Fe-2S) protein, producing the protein MAARQRLICASGALLDGGAGVRFELDTPSGPRPAFVVRFEGLPRAFLNACAHVPVELDWLEGAFFDADGAYLICATHGATYHPVTGVCVAGPCRGASLQKLPVAEIDGGIWLLDDSG; encoded by the coding sequence ATGGCTGCGCGACAACGCCTGATCTGCGCCTCGGGTGCGCTGCTCGACGGCGGCGCAGGGGTGCGTTTTGAGCTCGACACGCCGTCCGGGCCCAGGCCGGCCTTCGTGGTGCGCTTCGAGGGGCTGCCGCGGGCGTTCCTCAATGCGTGCGCCCATGTGCCGGTCGAGCTGGACTGGCTGGAGGGGGCGTTCTTCGATGCCGATGGCGCCTACCTCATCTGCGCCACGCATGGGGCAACCTACCATCCGGTGACCGGTGTGTGTGTCGCGGGGCCGTGCCGTGGCGCATCCTTGCAGAAACTGCCGGTGGCCGAGATCGATGGCGGAATCTGGTTGCTCGATGACAGTGGTTGA
- a CDS encoding SAM-dependent methyltransferase produces MSDARGKLYLVPTSLGDSPWTATVPADAAAIARRLTHFVVENAKTARADLKRLEHPTPLRELDIRPLPDAPTPTALRDLLAPAMRGSDIGLMSEAGVPAVADPGALLVEAAHTMDIAVVPLVGPSSLLLALMASGLNGQQFAFHGYLPVHDAERTSAIRALEAESAQKSQTQLFIETPYRNQRMLDALVASCRPSTRLCVARGVTTADEWIQTRSVAQWKARPLPDLGKVPTVFLLLG; encoded by the coding sequence ATGAGCGACGCCCGCGGAAAACTGTACCTGGTACCAACCAGCCTCGGCGACAGCCCATGGACCGCCACCGTCCCCGCCGATGCGGCGGCAATCGCCCGCCGCCTGACCCATTTTGTGGTCGAAAACGCCAAGACGGCCCGCGCCGACCTCAAACGGCTCGAACACCCGACCCCGCTGCGCGAACTCGACATCCGCCCCCTGCCCGACGCCCCCACACCCACTGCGCTGCGCGACCTGCTGGCACCGGCGATGCGCGGCAGCGACATCGGCCTGATGTCCGAAGCGGGCGTTCCGGCGGTCGCCGATCCGGGCGCGCTCCTGGTCGAGGCGGCGCACACCATGGACATTGCGGTGGTGCCGCTGGTGGGTCCGTCGTCGCTGCTGCTGGCGCTGATGGCCTCCGGGCTCAATGGCCAGCAGTTCGCGTTTCATGGCTACCTGCCGGTTCATGACGCGGAGCGCACGAGCGCCATCCGCGCGCTGGAAGCGGAGTCGGCACAAAAATCGCAGACCCAGCTGTTCATCGAAACGCCTTATCGCAACCAGCGCATGCTCGACGCCCTGGTGGCCAGCTGCCGCCCCAGCACACGACTGTGCGTCGCGCGCGGCGTCACCACGGCCGACGAATGGATCCAGACCCGCAGCGTGGCGCAATGGAAAGCCCGCCCGCTGCCGGATCTGGGCAAGGTTCCTACCGTGTTTCTCTTGCTCGGCTGA
- a CDS encoding Maf family protein — MPLILASTSIYRRQLLERLGIAFTIGRPDIDESPLDGEAPAHTAERLAVAKARVLADQHPDALVIGSDQVAHLGAHRFGKPGTVENAVAQLQQMRGQRVVFHTAVALINSRTGHTQLAGVPTTVHFRDLSDAEIIRYVDKEMPLDCAGAAKAEGLGISLLEALSGDDPTALIGLPLIALSRMLRAEGIELP, encoded by the coding sequence ATGCCCCTGATCCTCGCCTCGACCTCCATCTATCGCCGCCAGCTGCTCGAACGCCTCGGCATCGCCTTCACCATTGGCCGCCCCGACATCGACGAATCCCCGCTCGATGGCGAAGCCCCCGCCCACACCGCCGAGCGGCTGGCCGTCGCCAAAGCCCGCGTCCTGGCCGACCAGCACCCTGACGCGCTCGTGATTGGCAGCGACCAGGTCGCGCACCTGGGCGCACACAGGTTCGGCAAGCCCGGCACCGTCGAAAACGCTGTTGCACAGTTACAACAGATGCGCGGCCAGCGCGTTGTCTTCCACACCGCCGTGGCGTTGATCAACAGCCGGACCGGCCACACCCAGCTCGCCGGCGTACCGACCACCGTGCACTTCCGCGACCTGAGCGACGCCGAGATCATTCGCTATGTCGACAAGGAAATGCCGCTCGACTGTGCCGGCGCTGCCAAGGCAGAAGGCCTGGGGATCAGCCTGCTGGAGGCCCTGAGCGGCGATGACCCGACCGCGCTGATCGGCCTGCCGCTGATCGCACTGTCACGCATGCTCCGCGCCGAGGGCATCGAGCTGCCATGA
- a CDS encoding YceD family protein gives MMSDGDACLPKQQGFDTGNRKYYHAPLMSRDSYVIDSLAFAREGRHKTGQMPVSGFERLSRLVCAPSGDVVFAVTGVRSDQGESFLDVEASCELAVRCERCLEVMSLPVEVSGRLLLVPPGMPLPDDDLEEEEFDPIHADSALALLPLVEEEILLGMPFAPRHEQCNAPLPLGGAVKKSPFAVLESLKTGKGSEN, from the coding sequence ATGATGTCGGACGGGGACGCCTGTTTGCCGAAGCAGCAGGGCTTTGACACGGGTAATCGAAAATACTATCATGCGCCGCTTATGTCGCGAGATAGCTACGTGATTGATTCGCTGGCCTTCGCGCGCGAGGGCAGGCACAAGACAGGTCAGATGCCGGTGAGCGGCTTCGAGCGCCTGTCCAGACTGGTATGCGCGCCGTCCGGTGATGTGGTTTTTGCCGTGACCGGGGTGCGGAGCGATCAGGGCGAATCCTTTCTTGATGTCGAAGCGAGCTGCGAATTGGCAGTGCGCTGCGAGCGGTGTCTGGAGGTGATGTCCTTGCCGGTCGAGGTCTCGGGGCGGTTGCTGCTTGTGCCGCCGGGCATGCCGTTGCCCGATGACGACCTGGAAGAGGAAGAGTTCGATCCGATCCATGCGGACAGCGCCTTGGCCCTGTTGCCGCTGGTTGAAGAAGAGATTCTGCTCGGCATGCCGTTCGCGCCAAGACACGAACAATGTAATGCGCCGTTGCCGTTGGGCGGTGCGGTTAAAAAATCGCCGTTTGCCGTACTTGAAAGTTTGAAGACGGGAAAAGGCTCTGAAAATTGA